aacctataaaacaaagaaaatataaaaaaaagaagtaaaatagcacaaactaacaacaccaaggaattaacacatataagtttaagggctaaaatatgaatattttgacacttaacaaactctagcccaaaagcctaagctaatgggctaaggtccacttaggtatattaagcactttttccttttatattttctcaatgtgggacacaacactcacaggtgcactcacaacaatctctccctcacttgtgaatctcttcacattgacccaactccccctcgcttgtgagtctttttacatttccaaGAGTGTCTCACGTCAAGAGTTGCGGATGgagacacaactctaaacccgaTGCATCTAGACACCCGCCCCAGGAAGGTAACTACGGCTCTGATACaatttgttgggagataaagcgattatggagtttttaccaaaagtacattaatatacatgagtgaacacaactctagcccaaaagcctaagctaatgggctaaggtccacttaggtatattaagcactttttccttttctcaatttgggacacaacactcacaggtgcactcacaacaatctctccctcactTGTGAATCTCTTCACATGGACCCAACTCCCCctcgcttgtgagtctttttacattttcaagagtGTCTCACATCAAGAGTTGCGGATGgagacacaactctaaacccgaTGCATCTAGACACCCGCCCCAGGAAGGTAACTACGGCTCTGATACAATtagttgggagataaagcgattatggagtttttaccaaaagtacattaatatacataagtgaacacaactctagcccaaaagcctaagctaatgggctaaggtccacttaggtatattaagcactcttttcttttatattttctcaatgcgGGACACAACCCTCACAAGTGCACTCCAGTGGTAGAAtctgagccacttgttccaacacaAAGGCTATCGGATgactggccaaagtggcgttCCCTATAACACTTTTGACCTTGCGTCTGAGTCCGTGGCCGTAAGTCCGCCCAGAAGGCTTGTACGTCCGGTTTCGTGGCCGTACGTCAGCCCaaaaggttcaggtagaacctcatttggttcaactgtcctcctatcctcccaaactggttctaaagctaccaaaaagATTCATAGGACCTCatatctcaaaacaacacctcCATGCAAAAGGGAATAAGGccaacaagaattaaacgctaacccatgcttaaaccaagattaagggcaacaacataactagaagctacaaactaccaattaagttaactatgaaaagcacttGAACAACATAACGACTAAGGAGCAAgctaagcttagaagattacctccttgaagcgaaacctccaagaatcacctCTCCTTCTCTAGGAACTCACAAAAtcctcacaaaacactcacacacGGGTATCAGGTAGCCTGGGGGCAAGAATGGGCGTGAAAGGGTGaggggtagggggtatttataggtgagaaaaagcaAAGGGCGCTACaaactattttgaaaagtagcggacaCCTGGTACTATTAGAGCGTAAGTCCGGTACTGTTTACccagcggtccaaaggctgtagcgtaCGTTCAGGTATTATCCAGGGGTTAACCCAAAAGTAGAGTATGTCCAGTACTATAGGGGCGTATGttcgtgtactatttgcagagtattGCGTACTATTGGCAGAGTACGTCCAGTGGTCCCTCAGcatacgtacggtggtccccctgCGTACGTCCTTACTTACAGAAAGAGCGTACGTACGATGCTCCCCAAGCATACGTCCAGTCAGGAAATCTAGAATTTCTAAAATGGCCTTCTAGTTGTTCCTAGTGACTTAAAGTCCAAATTAACtatctaactaagctacctaagcttagttaattatttgggttgCTACAAAACCGTTGTctatgcaaaagcttgaaatttgtaGAAGCACGGCAAGCTTGGTGGAGCCCCCCACATAGTtgggagggggagatttgttggggtggtccctctttatgtggggaccaaaCCACGTGGACAAACAAAGGGTTAAAACCCTTTTGTTTGCTATATAAAGGAAAGCGCAGTGCGCATCCTCATgtgaggaaagaaaaaaaagaaaaagaagaaaagaaagaggagtgTGGCACCataaggagagagaaaaaaaaagaaaaatgttttttcttaACTGCATCCATCAAAGATTGAAGGATCGTTTGTTGGCAGATCTTGTTGCAATTTTAGTATGTTgttcctgacgacgagtgctacgtattgacaggtgtcgatcgttggaattgcTCTCCAGTCGCTTgattgctaatacctacttggtgagatctttctttattcttgttggaatctaCTTtggggtgatgaatttatgtttaatccaagaatgcatttATTCTTGATGTGATGATAACCTCTGGATATTTCTCTAGGAAACAGTAAAAGATTTGACTAGACTAGGTCCCGTAATTTTTACCTTCACATTGGAGAGTTTTTCACGTaaaaatttttgtgttttgcttGTAggttgcttgattattattctgCTActgtgactatttaatttgcacaaagctCTAAGTATCCACTAAGTATCGTGTtcacccctaaaaaaaaaaaaaaaaaaaaaaaaaaaaaaaaaaccttactCCCCAAAGCTTTAGAGAAGTCTCTTCTCAGAAATTATCAATCAACTTAAACTATCTTATTGATTCCTAAAACCACTAATCAACTCCTTATAGgacattaaaacaaaaacaaaaacaagcaaggacttgataaaataaaaagacacgTGGTACATGGTACATAGTTTTATTGACGGTAGATAAGGATATATCTAACTCTGAAAAATCTACTTCCTTTGAAtagtttaaaaaacaaaagaggaaaTCTAACGACTTCGgcaattctgacgtggcaaactaGTAGTTGGAAAACCCGCCACAGTGGGAGCTGTTCCCCCGCGCACGTTAGCACGAACCAGGTTCTCCCAGGCACATAACGTCAACTCTTTGTCTTGTCTTTAAACCGAAGGCTTTCCACATCATCGTCGTCGTCAGTGAGAGCCGGTGCACGTTAGCCAATACCTGTTAGAATCTCTCTGTTTTTTGTACTatgtgagggaaaaaaaaaaaaaaaaaaaaagcgaatcTGATTATAATCAAACGGTCTCTTCTCCGTCCGGCGATTCCCTTCTTCGTCTCCCCGATCGCTCGGTCAGTTCCCCAAATCTTAATCGGCTttaatttctccttttttttttaatttcttttaatctttATAATTCCGAATTTCTCTGTCGCCGATCTGAtacttgtttgtttttattttgtggatTTCTTTTTATGGCTTCGATTTTCTGGTAAGTTAGAAAGTTTTGTCGTCTTCTGATTGGCTGCTGAGAAAGCTGGGGAAACAAGAAATCGAGTTTGTAAATTTTAAggtttacttttaaaattttactcaGCTTTCTCAGGAACCAAGCAGAAACTGGatatttttactttaatattGGGTTCcaaggaaaatttaaaaataaaaaatagaaattaagaaagagaaaagctcAACAAAGTGGTTGAAGAAAGCTTTAATTTTAGCTGAATTCATTTAGattattgtaatttttgaagTGGCAAATGTTTTGTGTACTTGGAATGAAGATAAAGATGAGAATTGAATGTGTATTGGCTTGTGTACTAGCTTTAGTGAGGCATACCCGGACAAGAAGAGATCAAAGATATGCTGAGGAAAGAATCTGTAGTGAGTGGAAGGAAACTGGTTCCATCATTAGTTGATCTTTGCATTAAGACAACGATTGATAATGTAAGGTACCTTGGTGATGTTGGTGAAACAGATATAAATCTTCTTGATCGAATTTTACCACATTGTACCGTCGAACAATTGACGCACATTGAGAAGTGTTCAGAAGTAAGAAGGCCCGTATTATCTTTGAAATTAAATGTTTATGTTATATTTAAGCAGGAAATTTAAAGtgcatattttttaattaattctgtAGGGAAGGGATCTTAGTCCAGTGACTGACAAGTTGTGGAAGAAATTTTATGAAAAGCAGTTTGGTGCTAAAAACACGGAGCAAGTGGTTGAGAGGATGAGAAAAAGTTCGACGGCATTTAAATGGATACAATTGTATGAGGTGATCATttatcttcctttctttttcaaattatcctttttaataattttcattgttaGATGCAGTTTTCTTTTGTAGGTAGGTTATTTTTCAGTAATTGATAAGGCAATCAATATTGCAACTTTTGCTAAGCATTATAAAATTTGGGTGATCTACTCTGCCAGGCAAAATTGGAAGACATTGCTGAGCATGAGAAGAAATCTGTTGCTCGACTTAAGCAACTATACAAGAAAGAAGATGCACGTATGTTCTTTCTAATCTCAAATAATCTGTAGAAGATCAATGTTCCTTTCCCCGTTCCCccctttgaatagaaaaaaaaaaaaaaaatctgtagaAGATCTATGTCGTTTATTTCTATTCTTCCCTGTGAttatatattaatgttttatgttgCATGCTTTAATGCATGTGATGTATTTCTTAAACTCTTGTATCAGAGTTGCAAATTATATTAGCTTCCTATAATTGCTTTGTCCATGAGGATTCAGCTGTGACCTTGTTGCATTTGTCTTTCCATTATACAAATTGAGTTCTTACATTCCATTACCATAACAATCctttcataattcatatccTTCAAGGAGTTTCAGTTTTGCTGTTGTGTACTTTTTATTAACATCCCAAATATTTCGGGATGAGGTATACTTGAGCTTTTCTCTCAGGTTTAGGTATTTGGAAAAATCCTATGCACCTTCAACCGATGGTTATTGAAATTATTCCACAGGTGGAGCAATTGTACTTAACTCCATTTAGGGCTCTCTATGAACTAGATAACTTGGTCGTAGGGTTTAAACAGATGATTCTCTGTTC
This window of the Corylus avellana chromosome ca5, CavTom2PMs-1.0 genome carries:
- the LOC132182408 gene encoding uncharacterized protein LOC132182408 produces the protein MLRKESVVSGRKLVPSLVDLCIKTTIDNVRYLGDVGETDINLLDRILPHCTVEQLTHIEKCSEGRDLSPVTDKLWKKFYEKQFGAKNTEQVVERMRKSSTAFKWIQLYEAKLEDIAEHEKKSVARLKQLYKKEDARKQSRQVQLCTKVPPSKNKRSFCGGSGPGHNVSNVKSNLMKKSKIDFLNSREMKNLAAMKKKPLPRNEGRPSLVMKPAQFSRKDSATTTKLFKPVERKF